The segment GCGCTCAGCGCCCGCGCCCTGAGCGCCTCCACCCTGCTGCCCGCCGACGCCGCCCTGCTGCGCTTCGGCGTCCCCGTCCTCGTCCTGGCCCCCGCCCTGTGGCGGCGCAGGCGCAAGATCGCCGCGGTCCGCCCCGGAACCGCCCTGAAGATCGTCTGCGGGGCCGGGGTGCCCTTCTTCCTCGCGGCCATGCACGGCGGGTCCCTGACCTCGGCGGCCTTCGTCGGCTCGATCGTCCCCGGGATGGTCCCGCTCTTCGTCTCCGCCCTGATGGCCGCCCGCGGCCGCGGGCTCCCCCGGGGCGCCCAGGCGGCCGGGCTGGCGCTGATCGCGGCCGGAGTGGCCGCCCTGGTGTGGCGCTACGTCGTCCCCGTCGACGCCGCCGTACTGGAGGGGACCGCCACGCTGCTCGTGGCCAGCGGCCTGTGGGCCCTGTACACCGTGGGGCTGCGCGACGTGGACCTCGACCCCGTCGGCTCGATCGGCCTGCTGTGCCTGCCCTCCTTCGCCGTGATCGCCCTGCTGGTCCTCACCGGGGCCCTCCCGACGGGCCTGGCGCACGCGGCGGGCGCCGACATCGCCCTGTTCCTCGTGGTGCAGGGGCTCGGCGTCGGGCTGTGCGCGGGCCTGCTGTACGCCTTCGCCATCCGCCGGCTGGGCGCCGAACGCAGCTCCGCCGTCGGCAGCCTCAGTCCCGTCGCCGTCGTCCTGCTCGCCGTCCCCGTGCTCGGGGAGTCCCCGACCGCCGCCGTGCTCGTCGGCGTCCCCCTGATCACCGTCGGCGTCGTCCTCGCCAACCGGCGCCCCCGGCCCCGCACCCGTCCCTCCGCCCACCCCCGTCCCGAGGTCCCCGCAGATGCTTGAGCTCCTTCCCCCGCCGCCCACCGACCCGCTGTGGGACCTGACGTACGAGTTCGGCTCCGACGAGCGGGCCGAGCGGCTGAACCTGGTGCTCGGCGTCTACCGCGACCACACGGGCCGCACGCCGGTCATGGCCGCCGTCCGCGAGGCGGAGATACGGCTCGCGGAACGTTCCGAGTCCAAGGAGTACCGGGGCCTGTCCGGCAACTCCGCCTTCAACCGGGCCCTGCTCACCCTGGTCCTCGGGGACACCGGCCCGCAGGGCCCGGCCGGCCGGGCCGCGGCCGTCCAGACCGTCGCGGGCTCCGGGGCGCTGCGGCTGCTGGCCGACCTGATCTGCCGCACCCGCCCGGGCGCCACCGTGTGGATCAGCGACCCGGCGTACGTCAACCACCGCCCCATCCTGGAGGCGGCCGGGCT is part of the Streptomyces katrae genome and harbors:
- a CDS encoding DMT family transporter translates to MVATKTTGASAPVETAGPPAGNTGRSGLSPHAQGMLALGVTVAIWAAFALSARALSASTLLPADAALLRFGVPVLVLAPALWRRRRKIAAVRPGTALKIVCGAGVPFFLAAMHGGSLTSAAFVGSIVPGMVPLFVSALMAARGRGLPRGAQAAGLALIAAGVAALVWRYVVPVDAAVLEGTATLLVASGLWALYTVGLRDVDLDPVGSIGLLCLPSFAVIALLVLTGALPTGLAHAAGADIALFLVVQGLGVGLCAGLLYAFAIRRLGAERSSAVGSLSPVAVVLLAVPVLGESPTAAVLVGVPLITVGVVLANRRPRPRTRPSAHPRPEVPADA